One stretch of Halobaculum marinum DNA includes these proteins:
- a CDS encoding TMEM165/GDT1 family protein, producing the protein MTYWEIVVVAAVSQLAVLPGEKVQFIIAGLSTRYRPALVVAAAGTAFAGWTALEIAFGAALQSMLSAAVLDAFTAVMFLAFAVLLVRSAPGADAGPQPTETDGGEVQGTEVLPGVDGSVTLLGHELSGSVGSFLSIFSMMAAGEFGDKTQLITIGLAAQYGATSAIWVGEMAAIIPVSLANAYLFHRFSHRFDLRKAHLAGAALFAFFGLDTVLALTTGFSVWETVVGTVSTAVLAAV; encoded by the coding sequence GTGACGTACTGGGAGATCGTCGTCGTCGCCGCCGTCTCACAGCTTGCGGTCCTCCCCGGTGAGAAGGTCCAGTTCATCATCGCCGGGCTGTCGACGCGCTACCGCCCGGCGCTCGTCGTCGCGGCGGCTGGCACCGCCTTCGCCGGCTGGACGGCACTGGAGATTGCCTTCGGCGCCGCGCTCCAGTCGATGCTGTCGGCGGCGGTCCTCGACGCGTTCACCGCGGTCATGTTCCTCGCGTTCGCCGTCCTGCTCGTGCGGTCGGCCCCCGGCGCGGACGCTGGCCCGCAGCCGACAGAGACAGACGGGGGCGAGGTACAGGGCACCGAGGTGCTCCCGGGCGTCGACGGCAGCGTGACGCTGCTCGGACACGAACTGTCCGGCAGTGTCGGGAGCTTCCTCTCCATCTTCTCGATGATGGCGGCCGGCGAGTTCGGCGACAAGACGCAGTTGATCACCATCGGCCTCGCCGCCCAGTACGGCGCCACCTCGGCGATCTGGGTCGGCGAGATGGCGGCCATCATCCCCGTGAGCCTGGCGAACGCGTACCTGTTCCACCGCTTCAGCCACCGCTTCGACCTGCGGAAAGCGCACCTCGCCGGCGCGGCGCTGTTCGCGTTCTTCGGCCTCGACACGGTGCTGGCACTGACGACCGGCTTCTCCGTGTGGGAGACCGTCGTCGGAACCGTCTCGACGGCGGTGCTCGCGGCGGTGTAG
- a CDS encoding LysE family translocator yields MTVLASLLAGVVFGLALAAPPGPMNAVIAEESVLRGWTAGVRAGLGAATADAIFFVLALVGAVGFLNRAPLIKGVMVGVGGLLMLYYAYGAAREVRGSFLGVDTDIVDDESAGFRKALALALANPYQVLFWLTVGVGLLEPGRVDVFAAAEVAELAGALVVETGSPALVVGFFGGIGLWVTGFPGALVAARRRVEALAPAVAALSALLLAAFGVLFLVDAAGTLVPVVEAALSGLVG; encoded by the coding sequence GTGACCGTCCTCGCTTCCCTCCTCGCGGGCGTCGTATTCGGCCTCGCGCTCGCGGCGCCGCCCGGTCCGATGAACGCCGTCATCGCCGAGGAGAGCGTGCTCCGTGGATGGACCGCCGGCGTCCGCGCCGGGTTGGGCGCCGCGACCGCCGACGCCATCTTCTTCGTCCTCGCGCTGGTGGGCGCGGTCGGCTTCCTGAACCGCGCACCGCTTATCAAGGGTGTGATGGTCGGCGTCGGCGGCCTCCTCATGCTGTACTACGCCTACGGCGCCGCGCGCGAGGTTCGCGGCTCGTTCCTCGGCGTCGACACCGACATCGTCGACGACGAGTCCGCGGGCTTCCGCAAGGCGCTGGCGCTGGCGCTGGCGAACCCCTACCAGGTGCTGTTCTGGCTCACCGTCGGCGTCGGCCTGCTGGAGCCTGGTCGAGTCGACGTGTTCGCCGCCGCCGAGGTGGCGGAGTTGGCGGGCGCGCTCGTCGTCGAGACGGGGAGCCCCGCGCTCGTCGTCGGCTTCTTCGGCGGCATCGGCCTGTGGGTGACGGGGTTCCCCGGCGCACTGGTGGCCGCCCGCAGGCGCGTCGAGGCGCTCGCCCCCGCCGTCGCCGCGCTGTCGGCGCTACTCCTCGCGGCGTTCGGCGTCCTGTTCCTCGTCGACGCCGCCGGGACGCTCGTCCCGGTCGTCGAGGCGGCGCTGTCTGGGCTGGTGGGCTGA
- a CDS encoding NAD(P)-dependent glycerol-1-phosphate dehydrogenase yields MFAKSTWIKLPRNVLLGHGVLDDVGTAVAELSLAGTPLLVTSPTPDDLAGDRLRAQFDGAETVTVDTASFEAVGEIVEAAEAAGATFLVALGGGKPIDLAKMAADELGVGFVSVPTAASHDGIVSGRSSIPEGDTRHSVAADPPLAVIADTEIMANAPWALTTAGCADIISNYTAVKDWRLARRLKNVEYSEYAAALSEMTAEMLVDNADSIKKGLEESAWVVSKALVSSGVAMSIAGSSRPASGAEHLFSHQLDRIAENPALHGHQVGVGSILTEFLHSGENGQWRAIRDALTAIGAPTTAAELGIDDETVIEALTTAHTIRDRYTILGDGVNEEAAIEVATFTGVI; encoded by the coding sequence ATGTTCGCGAAGTCGACGTGGATCAAGCTCCCCCGGAACGTCCTGCTCGGACACGGCGTGCTCGACGACGTCGGGACAGCCGTGGCGGAGCTGTCGCTGGCCGGGACGCCGCTGCTCGTCACCTCGCCGACGCCCGACGACCTCGCTGGTGACCGACTCCGTGCGCAGTTCGACGGCGCCGAGACCGTGACCGTCGACACCGCGAGCTTCGAGGCCGTCGGCGAGATCGTCGAGGCCGCAGAGGCCGCCGGCGCGACGTTCCTCGTCGCGCTCGGCGGCGGGAAGCCGATCGACCTGGCGAAGATGGCCGCCGACGAGTTGGGCGTCGGGTTCGTCTCCGTCCCGACGGCCGCGAGCCACGACGGCATCGTCTCGGGGCGCTCCTCCATCCCGGAGGGCGACACGCGCCACTCGGTCGCGGCGGACCCGCCGCTGGCGGTGATCGCCGACACCGAGATCATGGCGAACGCGCCGTGGGCGCTCACGACCGCCGGCTGTGCGGACATCATCTCCAACTACACCGCGGTGAAAGACTGGCGCCTCGCCCGCCGGCTGAAGAACGTCGAGTACAGCGAGTACGCCGCCGCCCTGTCGGAGATGACCGCCGAGATGCTCGTCGACAACGCCGACTCGATCAAGAAGGGGTTGGAGGAGTCGGCGTGGGTCGTCTCGAAGGCGCTCGTCTCCTCGGGGGTGGCGATGTCCATCGCGGGGTCGTCGCGCCCCGCTTCGGGCGCAGAACACCTGTTCTCCCACCAACTCGACCGTATCGCCGAGAACCCCGCGCTCCACGGCCACCAGGTCGGCGTGGGGTCGATCCTGACGGAGTTCCTCCACAGCGGCGAGAACGGGCAGTGGCGCGCCATCCGCGACGCGCTGACGGCGATCGGTGCACCGACGACCGCCGCCGAACTCGGCATCGACGACGAGACCGTCATCGAGGCGCTCACCACCGCCCACACCATCCGCGACCGCTACACCATCCTCGGCGACGGCGTCAACGAGGAGGCGGCCATCGAGGTCGCGACGTTCACCGGCGTCATCTGA
- a CDS encoding M48 family metallopeptidase, producing MTLHSRLSAVLSWATDWWELWALIAVGLLGVRLAPHVVARSERPEPLPDDVARAVERVGVPAGRVGVLRRDGRVLAYAAGLTAGHGRVFVSTGLLRELDPAGVAAVVRHEHAHLARAHVPIRVGIPCAYAVAWAVDASLFGREGLIVGAALAVPLTYLSMRVARWTEYDADADAARRSGTAFRDALARLAAGGHLGPATPVGGRLRRLLGSLSMHPPLGERLRRLEERADLRGASEGSRGRPTHGDD from the coding sequence GTGACCCTCCACTCGCGGCTCTCCGCCGTCCTCTCGTGGGCGACCGACTGGTGGGAGCTGTGGGCGCTCATCGCCGTCGGTCTCCTCGGCGTGCGCCTGGCTCCCCACGTCGTCGCCCGTTCCGAACGCCCCGAACCCCTCCCCGACGACGTCGCTCGCGCGGTCGAACGCGTCGGCGTCCCCGCAGGCCGCGTCGGCGTCCTCCGGCGCGACGGGCGCGTGCTCGCGTACGCCGCCGGCCTCACCGCCGGCCACGGGCGCGTGTTCGTCTCCACCGGACTGCTCCGGGAACTGGACCCCGCGGGCGTCGCGGCGGTGGTGCGCCACGAGCACGCCCACCTCGCCCGGGCGCACGTTCCGATCCGCGTCGGCATCCCGTGCGCCTACGCTGTCGCGTGGGCGGTCGACGCGAGCCTGTTCGGTCGCGAGGGCCTGATCGTCGGCGCCGCGCTGGCGGTGCCGCTGACGTACCTCTCGATGCGCGTCGCGCGGTGGACGGAGTACGACGCCGACGCCGACGCCGCCCGCCGCTCGGGGACGGCGTTTCGCGACGCGCTCGCCCGTCTCGCGGCCGGCGGCCACCTCGGCCCCGCGACGCCCGTCGGCGGCCGCCTCCGGCGACTCCTTGGGTCGCTGTCGATGCACCCGCCGCTCGGCGAGCGACTCCGACGACTGGAAGAACGGGCCGACCTCCGGGGAGCCTCGGAGGGGTCGCGTGGGCGCCCCACGCACGGCGACGACTGA
- a CDS encoding NUDIX hydrolase → METGESRGVVDEALAKLQRGWGDCPVAPDRWDVSTAEWDRTRERFDAGTVGGAGAWVRRGDGRALVVRHVDEAGWSEPAGKQEPGEALSTTAVREVREETGVDITLTGLVMAHRIAVHAPERDPLYRLVVVFDATYDGGAPRARDGEIAAVRWVDDHPEELMYPQVAEYPL, encoded by the coding sequence ATGGAAACGGGGGAGTCGCGCGGCGTCGTCGACGAGGCGCTCGCGAAACTACAGCGCGGGTGGGGCGACTGCCCCGTCGCGCCCGATCGCTGGGACGTGTCGACCGCCGAGTGGGACCGCACCCGCGAGCGGTTCGACGCCGGCACCGTCGGCGGCGCGGGTGCGTGGGTCCGCCGGGGCGACGGACGGGCGCTCGTCGTGCGTCACGTCGACGAGGCGGGGTGGTCCGAGCCAGCCGGGAAGCAGGAACCGGGGGAGGCGCTGTCGACGACAGCGGTCCGCGAGGTGCGCGAAGAAACCGGGGTCGACATCACGCTTACAGGGCTGGTGATGGCCCACCGGATCGCGGTCCACGCCCCCGAGCGCGACCCGCTGTACCGGCTCGTCGTCGTGTTCGACGCCACCTACGACGGGGGAGCGCCGCGGGCGCGCGACGGTGAAATCGCTGCGGTGCGGTGGGTCGACGACCACCCGGAGGAACTCATGTACCCGCAGGTCGCCGAGTACCCGCTGTAG
- a CDS encoding DUF420 domain-containing protein: MATADASGPLGTVKQYPRATVAVVSVVGYALVIGTFAGVVPQSVFPSLTQGEVNLLSHAIAAVNTVTTILLVLGWRWIRAGEVRKHAAAMSASFGLIMVFLVMYLAKVGGGPGEKHIVIRETAFLGAYAGTVELVYLAMLAIHIVLSVVTVPVVLYAIVLGGTHTPEELRTETPHKRVGRWAAGTWIVSLTLGVVTYVLLNWVYAYEFVRVAR, encoded by the coding sequence ATGGCTACAGCGGACGCGAGCGGCCCGCTCGGCACGGTGAAACAGTACCCGCGCGCGACCGTCGCAGTCGTCTCGGTCGTGGGGTACGCACTGGTCATCGGCACGTTCGCGGGCGTCGTCCCGCAGTCGGTGTTCCCCTCGCTCACGCAGGGCGAGGTGAACCTCCTGAGTCACGCCATCGCCGCGGTCAACACCGTGACGACGATTCTCCTGGTGCTCGGGTGGCGCTGGATCCGCGCCGGCGAGGTGCGGAAACACGCCGCCGCGATGAGCGCGTCGTTCGGGCTGATCATGGTGTTCCTCGTCATGTACCTCGCGAAGGTGGGCGGCGGGCCCGGCGAGAAGCACATCGTCATCCGCGAGACGGCGTTCCTCGGCGCGTACGCCGGCACCGTGGAACTGGTGTACCTCGCGATGCTGGCGATCCACATCGTGCTCTCGGTGGTGACGGTGCCGGTCGTGCTCTACGCCATCGTGCTCGGGGGGACCCACACGCCCGAGGAACTGCGGACGGAGACGCCCCACAAGCGCGTCGGTCGGTGGGCCGCGGGGACGTGGATCGTCTCGCTCACGCTCGGCGTCGTGACGTACGTCCTGCTCAACTGGGTGTACGCCTACGAGTTCGTCCGCGTCGCGCGGTAG